A single window of Saccharomyces kudriavzevii IFO 1802 strain IFO1802 genome assembly, chromosome: 16 DNA harbors:
- the AXL1 gene encoding Axl1p (similar to Saccharomyces cerevisiae AXL1 (YPR122W); ancestral locus Anc_3.455), with translation MSLREVINYEVPIYIPLSYSNRTHKICKLPNGILALLISDPTDTSSSCSLSVCTGSHNDPKDTLGLAHLCEHMILAAGSKQYPDAGLFHTLIAKNNGSQNAYTTGEQTTFYFELPNSQSNGEFAFEFILDVFASFFKNPLFNPLLISKEIYAIQSEHEGNISSTTKIFYHAARLLANSDHPFSRFSTGNIHSLSSIPQLKKINLKNSLNAYFKNNYFGENITICIRGPQSVNILAKLAISKFGDIKPKNSVEGNNFSIRAGSFRRSRSVKSTGDFSKNDHRKLESFKILETVWEEKYKNSKCFEHPPGKNTIFINSNKSPVIRFLFPVSDKNTRFTKEDIKIYSHLWCELFGDESPGSLGSYLVSRGWITKCFAFTSEFAIGNIGLMLELELTNSGWESIKDITTTIFSKLLPSFYVKNIDYLITFLKEQNLIDIARFLYQSSEDIPMEECSNLSTILQENLEYLTPSNVFKGFKSLIEIDDPNIDKYENSEANMQWWIGQAIKFQNFLKSHMNHENTRLLILGNVKSYEVFDKIEKRSEMYTDFFYEFEYYTGKVDLTRDDESYAKSYYEFNFPTSNIFLPDYINDPLKLQQLFLECSLKSKFATLRPQIQSEPTKRLPQLVSKNLNYEMWVLKEDPNFISDNKSIVSFEILGLGIKPSPEATIHLEVLAQVLFIITSSYLYPALRVGYTYEIASSSKGNVTLRFTISGFSEGVYTIAKTFVDTLKKIATDATFLSKDTVRKARILVRRKYEGASSDNCVKLASIGLLIVLEEYMWTLQDRIDALELTETSSFKEFCYLFWNNPKRLVLLIQGNLEYADEINHYLNNNFTQHLKVSNEDNRPTICLYPSPSTKNLDRGTNTFVSYNGHQDDPNNSIVYFIQTAKRNDIESMTLTFLTEYLFSLTLVPDLRNKKQIGYIVLGGLRVLTETVGIHITVMSGGPAHNLENKINEYLSYLQLQVLNTFTESDFRRILLEPFLALLKQNSFNKLESSSGPVNLLNEIVANVQNGDNYTLNNRQMKQHRKIRNKIIERRFSFQDEYEMFDIPFLQGLTLKRYLEFFESKISIYSRQRSKLSIMITSPMAEEDIVSRKMFLQLEAFLKIKGFAIKSEDLKSIVDNSKGSPVLLIKNLFTSFRRRNEAFKLGAVVLQEISKIIIVSFKQRYDSILGFPLHKNEHQDIEKFWKTDIKPIIPLQGLPDPNVFRRDAL, from the coding sequence ATGTCCTTGAGAGAAGTAATTAACTATGAGGTTCCCATCTATATCCCATTGTCTTACAGCAATAGGACTCATAAAATATGTAAACTCCCAAATGGTATCTTGGCTTTATTAATATCAGATCCTACAGATACCTCAAGCTCATGTTCACTTTCAGTTTGCACGGGCTCCCATAACGATCCAAAGGACACTTTAGGCTTAGCACATCTTTGTGAACACATGATCCTTGCTGCCGGTTCCAAACAGTATCCGGATGCGGGTTTATTTCATACATTAATTGCCAAAAATAACGGTTCTCAAAATGCTTACACGACAGGAGAGCAGACGACTTTCTATTTTGAGCTCCCCAATTCTCAAAGCAATGGTGAATTTGCGTTTGAATTTATATTGGACGTGTttgcttcattttttaaaaaCCCACTCTTCAACCCCTTATTGATAAGCAAAGAAATATATGCCATACAAAGTGAGCACGAGGGAAACatttcatcaacaacaaaaatattttacCACGCAGCAAGACTGTTGGCTAATTCCGATCATCCTTTTAGCCGCTTTTCCACTGGAAACATCCACTCATTGTCAAGCATACcgcaattgaaaaaaataaacttgaAGAACTCATTAAACGCCTATTTTAAAAATAATTATTTCGGCGAGAATATAACGATCTGTATAAGAGGGCCACAATCCGTTAATATTCTTGCGAAATTAGCCATTTCCAAGTTTGGTGATATTAAGCCTAAAAACAGCGTGGAAggaaacaatttttcaatcagAGCAGGGTCATTTCGAAGATCACGTTCAGTGAAAAGCACCGGGGATTTTTCGAAGAATGATCATCGGAAATTAGAGAGCTTTAAAATACTAGAAACCGTATGGGaggaaaaatacaaaaattcaaagtgTTTTGAACATCCTCCGGGAAAGAATACGATATTTATTAATTCAAACAAATCCCCAGTAATcagatttctttttccagtcTCAGACAAAAATACCAGGTTTACGAAAGAAGACATCAAAATTTACAGTCATTTATGGTGTGAACTTTTTGGCGATGAATCTCCAGGTTCTTTGGGCTCTTACTTAGTGTCAAGAGGCTGGATAACAAAATGCTTCGCCTTCACCTCAGAATTTGCTATTGGTAACATAGGATTGATGTTGGAGCTAGAACTTACAAATAGTGGCTGGGAAAGCATTAAGGACATTACGACaacaatattttctaaaCTCTTACCGTCCTTTTACGTAAAGAACATCGATTATTTGAtcacttttttgaaagagcaAAATTTAATTGATATTGCCCGTTTTCTATACCAGAGTTCAGAGGATATACCCATGGAAGAATGTTCAAATTTAAGTACtattcttcaagaaaatttggagtATCTGACCCCCTCCAATGTATTTAAAGGATTCAAATCTCTTATTGAAATAGATGATCCCAATATTGACAAGTATGAAAACAGTGAGGCTAACATGCAATGGTGGATAGGTCAGGCaataaagtttcaaaactttttaaAGTCGCACATGAATCATGAAAACACGCGCCTTTTGATATTAGGGAATGTAAAATCCTACGAGGTGTTTGACAAGATCGAAAAAAGGAGTGAAATGTACACTGACTTTTTTTATGAGTTTGAATATTATACGGGAAAGGTAGATCTGACGAGAGATGATGAGTCTTATGCAAAAAGCTACTATGAATTTAATTTTCCAACAagcaatatttttttaccgGATTACATCAATGATCCTTTGAAACTACAACAACTGTTCCTAGAATGTTCACTAAAATCTAAGTTCGCTACACTTAGGCCCCAAATTCAAAGTGAGCCCACCAAAAGACTACCTCAATTAGTCAGCAAAAACCTGAACTATGAGATGTGGGTACTAAAGGAAGATCCAAATTTTATCTCGGATAATAAATCAATCGTATCGTTTGAAATCTTGGGATTAGGTATCAAACCTAGTCCAGAAGCGACAATCCATTTGGAGGTACTAGCACAGGTACTATTTATTATAACATCTTCATACCTTTATCCTGCTCTAAGGGTTGGTTATACGTACGAGATTGCTTCCTCTAGTAAGGGCAATGTGACACTCCGGTTTACCATTTCTGGATTTTCTGAGGGTGTTTATACGATAGCAAAAACATTCGTAGATACCCTAAAAAAGATTGCAACGGATGCGACCTTCCTTTCCAAAGATACAGTGAGAAAGGCAAGAATTTTAGTCAGAAGGAAATATGAGGGGGCATCATCTGATAACTGCGTGAAATTAGCTAGCATTGGGTTATTGATTGTTTTGGAGGAGTATATGTGGACTTTACAGGATAGAATTGATGCACTAGAGCTTACAGAGACGAgctctttcaaagaattctGTTATTTGTTTTGGAACAATCCCAAACGCTTGGTCTTGCTTATACAAGGAAATCTTGAATATGCCGACGAAATCAACCATTACTTAAACAACAATTTTACGCAGCACCTCAAAGTAAGTAATGAAGATAATAGGCCGACCATATGCCTTTATCCCTCACCCAGCACTAAAAATCTAGATCGTGGCACAAATACCTTCGTATCGTATAACGGTCACCAAGATGATCCAAACAACAGTATTGTGTATTTTATTCAGACAGCAAAAAGGAATGATATCGAAAGCATGACACTAACATTCCTAACTGAGTATTTGTTTTCACTGACATTAGTGCCTGATTTGAGAAATAAGAAACAAATTGGGTACATTGTCTTAGGAGGCCTCAGAGTTTTAACAGAGACCGTTGGAATTCACATAACTGTGATGTCTGGAGGCCCCGCTCATAATcttgaaaacaaaatcaatgaatacCTATCTTATTTACAATTGCAAGTCCTAAACACCTTTACAGAATCCGATTTTCGCAGAATACTTCTGGAACCATTTTTAGCCCTATTGAAACAGAATAGTTTTAATAAACTAGAATCATCGTCTGGTCCTGTAAACCTGTTGAATGAGATAGTAGCCAATGTACAAAACGGCGACAATTATACTCTCAACAATAGGCAGATGAAACAACATAGGAAAATAAGGAACAAAATTATCGAAAGAAGGTTCAGTTTTCAAGACGAATATGAAATGTTTGACATTCCATTTTTGCAAGGATTAACTCTGAAAAGAtatttggaatttttcgAATCAAAAATCTCTATATACTCCAGGCAAAGAAGTAAGCTTTCAATCATGATTACAAGCCCAATGGCAGAAGAAGACATTGTCAGCAGAAAAATGTTTCTCCAGCTGGAGGCCTTcctgaaaataaaagggtTTGCAATAAAGAgtgaagatttgaaaagtattgttgataattCAAAAGGTAGCCCTGTTTTACTTATAAAGAACCTTTTTACTTCTTTTCGAAGGAGAAATGAAGCTTTCAAGCTTGGTGCCGTTGTATTACAGGAAATATCGAAAATAATCATTGTTAGTTTCAAACAGAGGTATGATTCTATTTTAGGTTTTCCTTTGCATAAAAATGAACATCAAGATATagagaaattttggaaGACAGAT